From Pseudomonas fluorescens:
GGTGGCTCGGCATCATGCCGCTGGCAACCCCCTTGCTCTCCGGCGCTCTCGCCATCACCACCGGCGTACAACAATTGTGGTGGGTCGGCGTACTGGTGATTTTTGGCCTGATCCCGTTGATCGACGGCCTGCTCGGTGAAGACGTCAGCAACCCGCCCGAGTCCGCCGTCAGCCACCTTGAGTCCCAAGGCTACTACCGCTGGATCGTCTACACCGGTGTGCTGTTTGTCATCGCTTCGGTGGTCATCACCGGCTGGCTGGCCGCTGGCGGTATCGACTGGATCATCAACGGCGGCCTGCTGCACGCCACCGCCACACTGGACCCTTCGAGCTGGATGGCACAGGCCGCTGCGTATATCACCGAGCGCACCCAGCTTCACGGTCAGATCAGCGTATTCACTTACCTGGGCATGGCCATGTCCACGGGAGCTGCCACCGGCATTGCGATCAACACCGCGCATGAACTGGGGCACAAGCCCAAGCCGTTGGAAGTGTTCCTGGCCAAGGTCACGCTGGCCCCTACGTTCTATGGGCACTTCTACACCGAACACAACCGCGGCCATCACGTACGTGTCGCTACCCCGGAAGACCCCGCCAGCTCCCGCCTGGGTGAGAGCTTCTGGGCCTTTCTGCCGCGCTCGGTGTGGTTCAGCGCCCGCTCGGCGTGGAACCTGGAGCGCGAGCGCCTGCGCAAACTCGGCCTGCCGGCCTGGCATTGGAAAAATGGTGTGCTCAGTGCCTGGATGTACAGCGTGGTGCTGTGGGGCGCGATGATCGCCTGGTTGGGTTGGGCAGTGGTGCCATTCCTGATCATCCAGGGCATCTACGGCTTCTCGTTGCTGGAAGTGGTGAACTATGTCGAACACTACGGCCTTAAACGCCAGAAGTTGCCCAACGGTCGTTATGAGCGTTGCTCGCCACGGCATTCCTGGAACAGTAATCGAATTGTCACCAATATCTTTTTGTTCCAGTTGCAACGGCATTCCGATCACCATGCCAACCCCACGCGTAGTTATCAGTCGTTGCGTCACTTCGATGAATCGCCGCAACTACCCTACGGTTACGCGAGCATGATTGTCTGGGCCTATGTACCTTACTTATGGCGACGACGGATGGATCATCGTGTGCTGAATCATTATGGCGGTGATATCACGCTGACCAATCTTCAACCTTCACAGCGTTTGAAGTACTTGGAAAAGTACAGCGGCACGACCCAGTCATTTTGATCTGAAGTAGTACGTTATTTACGGCGTTCGTGATCTGTGTATTGCGCAGGTTGCTATCGCCCTGGTGTTACCGATTTTATGGCAAGCAAGTTGTTTGACCCGAACAAAAATAATTTCAAGGGAAGGACGTACACCATGCAAGCACCTGCCAAGTTCACCACGCATATCGTATTGGCTGCGTTGGGTTTGATTGTCTATCAACAGGCCCAGGCCGCACGTATCGAACCGGCCGGCAGCGCCTTTACTGCCCAGGGCCCGATCAGCTTTTCCAAGGGCGCGCTGATCAGCGCCGACTGCACCATCAAAGTCGCCGGTAAGGTTGCCGCCGATGGGACGTCGGTGAATGTCGATAAAGTTGAATTCGATGGCGGCCTCAAGTGCAGCCGGGTCGAAGCCATCAACTTGCCGTGGGTATTAATTGCCAAGGACGCAAAAAGCGGCTCGATGTCGAAGATCCGCGTAGATGTGCACGCCTTCGGCCTGGGCGGCAAGTGCGGCCCTTCCACGGCCGACGGCACCTGGGATAACGCCACCGGAAAGTTGGAAGCAGCCAATGTTCCGATTGGCGAAGACTGCAAGATCAAGACGGTGTCGATCAAGATGCCACCGAACTTCAAAGTGGTTGAGTAGTGGTTGGATGTTGTAGCGGTAATTGAATTGAGATTTGGCTGGAAAGGGAAGTTCTGCAGTTTCACCGTGACCTCTCGTTCATGGCCATTACCCCGGGCGAAATGAATTCGCCATAACATGTGAGGAAAAACAATGAAAAGCTTGAAAACCCTCGTTTGTGTAACGTCTTTTGCTCTCAGTTTCGGTGCAGCATCGATGGCCAGTGCGGCATCGATCGTTCCGAATGGACCGTTCACCAACTTGACCGGCTCCATTACCGTACTTTCGCCTTCTTCGTCCGCCCCTGTTACTTGCACCCTTACTGCGAGCGGCACTGTTGCAGGTGGTGTGGCGACTATTTCAAGCGCTAGTTTCACTGGTGGCATTCTGTGTCCACTGGCGCAACTGAAAAGTCTCCCTACCCCAGGTTGGGTGTTGACCGCTACTAGCCTCAGCGCCGGTACCCTGTCCAATGTGGGCTACGTGATCAATGGTGCTCCTCCGCTGATTCCTCGGTCGGACT
This genomic window contains:
- a CDS encoding alkane 1-monooxygenase, translating into MNQALAAPSIWTDGKRHLWWLGIMPLATPLLSGALAITTGVQQLWWVGVLVIFGLIPLIDGLLGEDVSNPPESAVSHLESQGYYRWIVYTGVLFVIASVVITGWLAAGGIDWIINGGLLHATATLDPSSWMAQAAAYITERTQLHGQISVFTYLGMAMSTGAATGIAINTAHELGHKPKPLEVFLAKVTLAPTFYGHFYTEHNRGHHVRVATPEDPASSRLGESFWAFLPRSVWFSARSAWNLERERLRKLGLPAWHWKNGVLSAWMYSVVLWGAMIAWLGWAVVPFLIIQGIYGFSLLEVVNYVEHYGLKRQKLPNGRYERCSPRHSWNSNRIVTNIFLFQLQRHSDHHANPTRSYQSLRHFDESPQLPYGYASMIVWAYVPYLWRRRMDHRVLNHYGGDITLTNLQPSQRLKYLEKYSGTTQSF
- the praA gene encoding alkane oxidation protein activator PraA, giving the protein MQAPAKFTTHIVLAALGLIVYQQAQAARIEPAGSAFTAQGPISFSKGALISADCTIKVAGKVAADGTSVNVDKVEFDGGLKCSRVEAINLPWVLIAKDAKSGSMSKIRVDVHAFGLGGKCGPSTADGTWDNATGKLEAANVPIGEDCKIKTVSIKMPPNFKVVE
- the praB gene encoding alkane oxidation protein activator PraB, which encodes MKSLKTLVCVTSFALSFGAASMASAASIVPNGPFTNLTGSITVLSPSSSAPVTCTLTASGTVAGGVATISSASFTGGILCPLAQLKSLPTPGWVLTATSLSAGTLSNVGYVINGAPPLIPRSDCGPTSIAVTWNQSTHVLGATNQTLLGQGTGNCTIQSLTVNAPGLTVQ